From the genome of Blautia hydrogenotrophica DSM 10507:
AGTGCTCCTTCTTTTTCATACCTGTACCTCCGTCAATATAAAAATCATAATTTTTATAAACTTTGTTAACTTTTCTGTGAATTTCTCCGTTTCTACAGTCCCTCACCAATAACATAATATTTATTCTCAGAATAGTCAATAAATAATTCCGAAAGCCCTAGGAGTTTTCAAACAAAACAAAGCGAAATTCCTAGTAAAGAGCAAAATGGGAAACCCCACTTCGACACCCATTCCCTCTACAGGTCTTCCTATTACAAAAAAAGAATCCCGCCCAGCGAGATTCTTTTTTGATTTTCTTTTCATCAATCTTCAAATCTGACTTTCATATATGCCTTGATCTCTTCTACACATTTTTTGAAGCCCAGCTTTCCACTGTTGAGACATAAATCATAATTTCTGGCATCACTCCATTCATGACCTGTATAATACTTATAAAAGTCACCCCGATACTTATCTGTCTTTTCTATGAAGCGTTGCATCTCTTTTAACGACATGCTATTTCTCTCCATCGCTTGTTCCAAGCAGAATTCCCTGTCTGCATGAATAAACACACTGATGACATTAGGAAAATCTCTCAAAACGTAGTCCGCACACCTTCCGACAATCACACAGGACTCTGACTCTGCCAACTCTTTGATCACCTTGGCCTGGTAATTGAACAAATTATCATCTGACACAAATCCGCTGCTCTCAGGTGGAATAAGGTCACCTTCATAGGGACGCTTCAATAATTTCATCAGGACAGAATGCTTCAATTTCTCATCTGACATTCCAAACAGCCTCTCATTGATTCCGCTTTCCTCGGACGCCATCTTCAAAATTTCCCTGCCATAGCAATTTATACCTAAATCTTTGGCTAGCATCGCTGCTATCGTCTTACCACCGCTTCCATACTGCCTTGCGATCGTTATCACTGCGTTTTTCATAAGACATCCTCCTACTCACCTAGATATGCTTTCTTTATAGAGTCATCTCTCAGCAGATCTTCTGCTCTGCCTTCCAGAGCAATCCTTCCTGTCTCAAGAACATATGCCCTATCTGCGATTGACAGAGCTTTTTTGGCATTCTGTTCAACCAGAAGCACCGTTGTCCCACTCTTGCTCACTTCCTGTATAATATCAAATATCTCATTGACCAAAATCGGCGAAAGCCCCATAGAAGGCTCATCCATCAGGATAATCTTAGGCTGTGACATCAGCGCACGTCCCATAGCCAACATCTGCTGTTCCCCTCCGCTGAGTGTTCCCGCCATCTGATTTTTTCTCTCTTTCAGCCTCGGAAAGCGCTCATAAATTTTTTGCAGATTCTCTTCAATCTCAGATTTATCTTTTCTGGTATAGGCACCCATCTTCAAATTTTCATATACGCTTAATTCTGCAAACACACGCCTCCCCTCCGGCACATGAGCCATTCCCAGAGATACGATTTTATGGGCCGGAATTTTCGTAACCTCCTGACCTTCAAAAACCACACTGCCCTTTTTCGGAGAGAGCAGGCCAGTAACTGTGTGCAGAATTGTCGTTTTTCCTGCCCCGTTAGCTCCTATCAAAGCGATGACTTCACCTTGGTCCACATGGAATGAGACACCCTTAATAGCCTGAATCATTCCATAATATACCTCCAAATCCTTGACTTCCAGCATTGCCATTACTGTCTCCTCCTATTCTCCCAGATATGCTGTGATAACCTGCGGATCATTTAGTACCTCACCGGTCCCACCTTGAGTTAACACTTCCCCAAAATTCAGAACCGTCAGTTTCTCACAAATTCCACTGACCAATTTCATGTCGTGTTCAATCAGAAGAATGGTCATATGAAAGTTCTCTCTCACAAAACGAATCGTGTCCATCAGCTCTCCAGTCTCGTTGGGATTCATGCCCGCCGCCGGCTCATCTAAGAGCAAAAGCTTCGGATTTGTAGCCAAAGCCCTGGCAATCTCCAGCTTCCTCTGTTTTCCGTAAGGCAAATTCGCTGCCTGAACATCTGCTTCCCCGTCCAATCCAAAAACTTTCAAAAGCTCCATTGCCTTCTCATTCATCTCTTTTTCTACTGTCCGAAATCTAGGCAGGCGGAAAATACCGGAGACCGTATTATAGTGGTGATTGTTATGCAAGCCTACTTTTACATTATCCAGAACTGTCAAATCTTTAAACAAACGAATATTCTGAAAAGTTCTAGCAATTCCTGCCTTATTGATCTCTATGGTACTCTTTCCAGTAATATCCTTCCCATCCAGCAAAACTTTGCCGTTGTCCGGCCGATACACACCAGTCAGTAAATTAAAAATCGTCGTCTTTCCTGCCCCGTTTGGTCCAATCAAACCGTAGAGCTGTTCCTTTTCAATCTGAATCTCAAAATTATTCACTGCCCTGAGGCCTCCGAAGGAAATCCCGAGATTCTTTACTTCCAACAGTGCTGTCATACTTCCTTCGCCTCCTTTTTCTTTTTCAGGAAAGAAAAGTGTTTTTCTCTCCACTCAATGGATTTCGGTGACCAGTTAAACAACATCATAACGATTAAGACAATCGCATAGATCAACATTCTATAATCGGACAACCCTCTCAACAGTTCTGGGAGCAAAGTCAAAATCACCGCCGCAATCATAGAACCACGGATATTTCCGATCCCTCCTAGCACTACAAATACCAGTATCATAATTGACATATTATATCCGAAATTATTGGTGGTTGCAGTCAAGGACGACAGATTATGTGCATAGAGCACACCGGCTGCACCTGCTAACGCTGCTGAGACCGTAAAAGCCATCAATTTATACTTTGTAATATTGATTCCCACCGATTCCGCCGCAATACGGTTATCACGAATTGCCATAATCGCACGTCCATCTCTAGAATCTGTTAAATTCAAAATAATAAACAAAGAAACCAGTACCAAAATGACGCCAATCAAAAATGTAGAGTCACTCGGAGCCCCTGTGATTCCCTGCGGGCCATTGACAATCACCTTCCCATCCGGTTCCATATTCAAGGACATCATATCTTTCATTGAAAAATGAAATCCATTTTTATCTTTCCCTATATACAGAACATTCACCAGGTTCTTAATGATCTCTCCAAAAGCCAAAGTCACAATAGCAAGATAGTCGCCTTTTAAACGCAATACAGGAATTCCAATCAGAATCCCAAAGACAGCGGCAGTAGCCACACCTACAATCAGAGCCAAGAAAAACCGCAGAGATGCCACTGTAATCGTGTCCTGTGTGCACATGGAAAAAAATGCACTGCTAAAAGCTCCTACGCACATAAAACCAGCATGGCCAAGACTTAGTTCACCGAGAATTCCTACCACGAGGTTTAACGATACTGCCAAAATCACGTAAGTACACAATGGAACCATCAATCCTTGCATCAAACTGGAGATACTGCCTGTGGCTATTAGACATTGAACAACGACGAAGGCTACGATGACAATTCCGTAAGTAATCAGATTCTGCTTTGTATTTTTTTTCATTTTTCTCATCATCTCATCCCCCTACACTTTCTCCTGAATGTTTTTGCCAAGAAGACCTGTGGGTTTCACAAGCAATACAATAATCAGAACGGCAAATACAATTGCATCCGCCATTTGAGATGATATATACGCCTTACCTAAAATTTCAATGATTCCCAGCAAGATACCGCCGATAAAAGCTCCTGGAATTGAACCGATTCCACCAAAAACCGCTGCGACAAACGCTTTGATTCCAGGCATCGCTCCCGTGTAAGGAGTCAAACTTGGATATGCGGAGCACAGCAGAACTCCTGCGATTGCAGCAAGAGCGGAACCAATCGCAAAAGTTAGTGCAATCGTCCCGTTCACATTGATTCCCATCAGCTGGGCCGCTCCTTTGTCCTCAGATACAGCTCTCATGGCTTGTCCGGCCTTAGATTTTTTGATAAAAGTCATCAAAACAACCATGATAACCACACAGATTACGATCGTCACAATTGTCTCTCCTGAAACATTCAAAGCTCCGTCTGCTAGAGAAATTCCTTCCCATTTCACCGCTGACGGAAAAGACTGGGCATTGGC
Proteins encoded in this window:
- a CDS encoding AAA family ATPase, with the translated sequence MKNAVITIARQYGSGGKTIAAMLAKDLGINCYGREILKMASEESGINERLFGMSDEKLKHSVLMKLLKRPYEGDLIPPESSGFVSDDNLFNYQAKVIKELAESESCVIVGRCADYVLRDFPNVISVFIHADREFCLEQAMERNSMSLKEMQRFIEKTDKYRGDFYKYYTGHEWSDARNYDLCLNSGKLGFKKCVEEIKAYMKVRFED
- a CDS encoding ABC transporter ATP-binding protein, producing MAMLEVKDLEVYYGMIQAIKGVSFHVDQGEVIALIGANGAGKTTILHTVTGLLSPKKGSVVFEGQEVTKIPAHKIVSLGMAHVPEGRRVFAELSVYENLKMGAYTRKDKSEIEENLQKIYERFPRLKERKNQMAGTLSGGEQQMLAMGRALMSQPKIILMDEPSMGLSPILVNEIFDIIQEVSKSGTTVLLVEQNAKKALSIADRAYVLETGRIALEGRAEDLLRDDSIKKAYLGE
- a CDS encoding ABC transporter ATP-binding protein; its protein translation is MTALLEVKNLGISFGGLRAVNNFEIQIEKEQLYGLIGPNGAGKTTIFNLLTGVYRPDNGKVLLDGKDITGKSTIEINKAGIARTFQNIRLFKDLTVLDNVKVGLHNNHHYNTVSGIFRLPRFRTVEKEMNEKAMELLKVFGLDGEADVQAANLPYGKQRKLEIARALATNPKLLLLDEPAAGMNPNETGELMDTIRFVRENFHMTILLIEHDMKLVSGICEKLTVLNFGEVLTQGGTGEVLNDPQVITAYLGE
- a CDS encoding branched-chain amino acid ABC transporter permease, whose translation is MMRKMKKNTKQNLITYGIVIVAFVVVQCLIATGSISSLMQGLMVPLCTYVILAVSLNLVVGILGELSLGHAGFMCVGAFSSAFFSMCTQDTITVASLRFFLALIVGVATAAVFGILIGIPVLRLKGDYLAIVTLAFGEIIKNLVNVLYIGKDKNGFHFSMKDMMSLNMEPDGKVIVNGPQGITGAPSDSTFLIGVILVLVSLFIILNLTDSRDGRAIMAIRDNRIAAESVGINITKYKLMAFTVSAALAGAAGVLYAHNLSSLTATTNNFGYNMSIMILVFVVLGGIGNIRGSMIAAVILTLLPELLRGLSDYRMLIYAIVLIVMMLFNWSPKSIEWREKHFSFLKKKKEAKEV
- a CDS encoding branched-chain amino acid ABC transporter permease, with protein sequence MSFISYLINGLSLGSVYAIIALGYTMVYGIAKMLNFAHGDVIMIGAYVTLMGMTKSGLSPIVSVLIAVVVCTALGMVIERVAYKPLRNAASPLAVLITAIGVSYLLQNVALLIFGANAQSFPSAVKWEGISLADGALNVSGETIVTIVICVVIMVVLMTFIKKSKAGQAMRAVSEDKGAAQLMGINVNGTIALTFAIGSALAAIAGVLLCSAYPSLTPYTGAMPGIKAFVAAVFGGIGSIPGAFIGGILLGIIEILGKAYISSQMADAIVFAVLIIVLLVKPTGLLGKNIQEKV